Below is a window of Methanomassiliicoccales archaeon DNA.
GTGTGATGCCATAAGGGAAGGAATAAAGGAAGAAGAGGAACATGAATGAATCACGCGAATCCCAGAACCAACATGACTTTGTATTTAGCGCCAAGCTCTTTGTCGCATATGCCCGCATAATCGATTTTTGAGTATGGTATTATCTTCGCCAGCTCATCAAGCACCCTGCGAACAGCCTCCTCCTCCACCTCGCCCGAGGAGATGATCACAAGTGCGGACATTACGCGATCCTTCTCAAAGTCGAACCAGGGAGATGTAATGGCTTCTTCAAGGGCCCTCAATTCACCGTACTCTCCGGACCCGGTGCCCACCCCAAGACGGCAGGAGTTGGAACGATTGAAATTCCTTCTCACCAATTCAAGGTCCCCAACCGTGAGCACCTTCTCGAGTTCCAACAATGGCACCATCATTATCCGATTCATGACGTTGAATGCCTTTCCCAGTGGAAGGTTGGGGACCATCTTGAGCAGATGGTTGTTGGGATAGGTTATTGTGATATCCGAGGCTTCGCACATCTTCGTCAGAGAGCAGTCGGCCACGCAACGACGATCCTTTCCCTCAACAGAAAAGGGAAGGGCCACATTGGAGACACACAAACCTGCTCTCTTTTTGCAGATATCGGCAACCACAGGGGCAATGTAACTACCTGTGTCACCCCCTAGACCTGCGAAGATGAAGGCGATGTCCGTTTCACCTACAGCACTCTCCAACCACTCCTTAAATTCGTACTTGATGGACCTAACGGTCTTGAAGGAAGTCTCCTTCATGAAATCTATATGCTCCGCGGTGACGAGGACTCGTGATTCAAGCCTGATGGCCCTGGTATCCTCCATCGCAGTGCAGACCGCTATGTTATTGAATGGGGAATCGGCGATGGCATTGCATCCGGCTCCTCCCACACCGATGACCTTGATGCTAGGCTTTCTCTTGGGTTCCTCCTCTCCCATCATGTGGAACTCGGGCCCACACATCTTGAACTGCCCTGGACCCGTGCAATGTGACTGTTTGAAGAATGGCGAGGAGACGACCCTTCTTGACACATCGGGTCAAACCCGATTTGGATTATTAAGGATTGGCCCATGGGAATCCAAAGCTGAACTCAACTTCTTAAAAAATGGTTGGCCAGACATGATTAAGTACTAGGGGCCTGTAATTTAGGAATCGATCGAAATGCACAACGATTCTGAGGAGCGCCCCACGGGCTGCTATTTCGACATGTACGGTGCGGAGAAGGAGATGTTGGACAACCTCACATGTCGCAACTGTCCTCTACCAGCGATGGTCTGCGATTTCAAATCCTGGCCTCTCCTAGAGGATATGGCAAAGAGGATCATGAAGATCGAAGTCGCTTCCGACCCTTGATCCGTCCTCATTCTTTTTTTATTTCTCATGGTGACTCAGTTTCAGTCCACACCGGGAAACGATTTTAAACCGTAGATCGATTGGTCCGTAGCTCCATAACCTAACGGGGGAACACTTTAATGCACATGGGCCGAGTAGTGGGGAACAGGGTTCTAGAGACCAACTTCAGAGCGGGTTGCGATGAACCTCTTCAGGTTGGCGAGATGCTCATCGTGGATGACGATGGGAATGGAACGAAGTACCTCATTAGGGTAATGGACATCGAGTACGGAGCCGACGCCGAGCGAGATGACTGGATGAAAAAGGAGGCCGGAGATCTCCTGGCGAAGGACACCGAAGGTCAGGGAGATCCTTCTCTCTTTCATGACAGACTATACCGTTTGGGTGTATGCGTTCCCCTGGGCTACATCGAGGGGGAGATCTTCAGGAAGACGAAAAGCCTGCCTTCCCATTTCTCAAAGGTCAGAAGGGCGACGAAGGATGATTACCTATTCCTGGAGCGTTTCCTTGGAGACATAGAGGTTGGCAATCTTCGATCTGGAGACAGCGTCCTGGATTTCCCGGTAGGAATAGCCGGACGGGCGATTCCCCACCATATAGGGATATTCGCCACAACCGGAATGGGCAAGAGCAATCTGATGAAGAACCTGGCCCTCTCCTGCATGCGTTTGAAAACATACGGCTTTCTGATCATGGACCCTCATGGCGAGTACTATGACGGAGGTGAGAAGGGCAAGATGGGGCTTTCTCAGGCTAGAATGAGGAATTCGCTGGAGGTCTTCAGCTCACGGCCTTTGGACGGCCCTTACAACTCTCTTCGCATAGCTGCAAGGGAGATCGAGATCGCCGACCTGCAGAACCTCTACGAGTTCACGCAACCCCAACTGGAGTGCCTGCAAGCGGCACAGTTCAGGTATGGTGAGTCATGGTTGGTCGACCTTGACGATAAGGGGGTCCCTGAGATCTCGGAGGACCTGTCGGGGCGGTTCCACGAAGGTACCATAAACGTCATCAAGAGAAGGCTGGAAAGCATATTCCAGTTCGGGCTCATCACCACCGATCCCAAACTCTCGATTACAAAGCACATAATTGATTGCCTGCACTGCGGAAAGGTTGTACTGGTGGATACCTCAAACATGTTCGAGGCTGAGGAACTCCTGATATCCACCGTACTATCCAGGGCCGTCTTCGAGAGGAACAAGTCGATGTACTCCGACAAGGGAGCCTTTGACCGTATACCCCCAGTGCTGATCGCCATGGAGGAAGCCCAGCGGGTGTTGTCCGAGGCAAAGGGATCGGTTTTCGCGCAGATCGCCAGAGAGGGTAGGAAGTTCAAGGTGGGTCTGTGCGCGGTATCGCAGCAGCCCAAGCTGATAGAGGAAGAGATCATCTCCCAGTTCAACACGCTTTTCATCCTGGGACTCGCCGATAAAAGGGACAGGAGCATCCTAAGAGATTCCGCGAAGCAGGACGTATCCCGACTCGATAACGAGATACAGATGCTGATGCCTGGAGAGGCGCTGATAGCCTCGCCCTTCACGCCTTTCGCCGTACCGGTCAAGGTCCATCTCTACGAGGAGCGGCTTGAGAAAGAGCTATCTTCATCGAAGACCAATGGCAATGAGGAGAACAAAAAATCAGAGAAGGACTTCCGCTTCTTCTAAGGGTCAAAGGATTTTCAGCATGAGCTGTAAGATGCGGGACGGTGAGATCTAGGAAGAGAAAGGCATTCTCAGGGGTAGTTTCAAAGGGGTCTTGATAACCATATTAGAAAGAATTGACATTAGGGATTGAGGGATCTAAGAAAGAGAGGGGTGAATTTTGAGGATAGTCCACGTCTCGGACACACATCTGGGTTACGCAGCGTATAGAAAGGTTGACGAGGAGACAGGACTCAACCAAAGGGAGGTCGACGTATACGACGCCTTCAAGCAATTCGTCGACAAGGTGTTGGAACTGAAGCCCGACGCGGTCCTGCATAGTGGCGACCTCTTCGATTCGGTCAGACCTACTAACAGGGCTCTCACCTTCACACTTGACCAGCTGATAAGGCTGACGGAAGCGGGGATACCCGTGGTGGTTATTGCGGGGAACCACTCAACGCCAAGACTCCGGGAAACCGGATCGGTAATGAGGATTTTCGACCACATCAGGGATGTCCACCCAGTCTACTGTGGACGATTGGAACACATCGAAATTGGAGATATGATCATACATGCAATGCCTCATACAGAGGGGGACAACCTTCACCATCAGCTTCAGCTGTTGAAACCCTCGAGGCAGAGGAAATACGACGTGGCCATGTTGCATGGGGGCATAGTTGGCCTAGGGGTCTTCAAGATGGATGAGTTCAACGAACAGCTTATCAACAGCTCATATCTCAGACCCGATTTCGATTACATAGCGTTGGGGCATTTTCACGAATACAGTGTGGTAATGGACAATGCCTGTTACTCTGGATCCACCGAACGATTCTCCTTCTCCGAGGCAAGACAGAAGAAAGGTTTTCTAGAGGTTGACTTGGAGAAGAGAAGCAGGATATTCCATGAGCTCCAGACTCGGCCCATGCTCGACCTTGGCCCCCTGGACGCCAACAAGATGGACCATTCCTCCCTCCAGAAGGAGATAGTCGATCTATTGGAGAGCAGGGAACTCCAAGGAAAGATAGTGAGGTTGGTGGTAAGGAACATCCCATCAAGCAGCTACAGGGCACTCGACTTCCACCACATCGAACAACTCAGCTCTGGTGCAATGCACTTCGAACGGAGATTCGAGATGAAACAGGATGGGATCTCGGTTCAGTGGACCAGCTCTAAGATCGATTCCTTGGAGCACGAGTTCGTCACTTTCCTTGAACACTATCCCATTGAGAACGTGGATAAGAATTCTCTTCAGGAAAAAGGCTTACAATATCTCAAGAGGGGGGTGGAAGGATCAGACTGAGATACCTGGAACTTCACAATTATCGCAAATTCCGACATGCGGCAGTGGAGTTTCCAGATGGCGTCATTGGCATCATCGGCCCCAATGGTGTGGGAAAGAGCACCCTAATTGAGGCCATCTCATGGGCTCTCTACGGCAACGACGCCCAGAGGACCAGCAAGGAAGAGGTCCGCTGGACCGGAGCTTCTCCAGGGGACGAGTGCTCCGTCATTTTAGAGTTCGAGATGGATGGTGACCACTATCGGGTGTATCGGGAGATGCGAGGTAAGGACCTGAAGATGAAAGTCACCCTGGATATCAACAACCAACTCCATGCGGACGGTGACAGGGCAGTCACACAGGTCCTCGCGGAAAGATTGGGTATGGACTACAAGGCATTCTTCATCTCGGTGTTCGCCAGGCAGAAGGATCTCGATGCCCTGTCCATCCTCCCGCCTGGAGAGAGAAGACAGCTCATCCTGAGGATGCTGGATATCGATGTCCTAGATAGGATCATCAGCTCGATAAGAGCCGACAGATCAGGACTGGAAAGTCAGGTCAGGGCCTATTCAGAATTGCTGTTGGATGGGGAAGGGAAGGACAGATCGCAGACGATGATGACGGAAATCGAAGAGATCGATCGAGTTGTTGTTGTTCACAGAAATGAGCTGGTATCGGTACAGGCTGAGAGAGAGCAGGTGGATAAGCAGATCGCAGAGTTGAAGGAGATGAGGGACGGATTGGCGTCCATCGAAAGCGATTTCCACAGGATACAAAGGGAACTTGCCGGCAAGAAGAGCTATCTACAGGGTCTCGAGGAACAAAAAAAGTCCATGCTCGCGGAGAGGATATCCCTGGAAACCCTCAATGGAGAGTTGGAAGACCTGGGCAAGAAGAGTGAACTGCTTGAGAGGAGTATCAAAGAAAAGGAAACGATGGAGGGAGCCCGCACCTCGTACCATGAAATAGTGTCGATAAAGCACAGGTTGGAATCCCTCAGGGAACAGATCTCAACTGTCAAGGAGAAGATGGTCCGCAGTCAGGAAATGATCGCCAGTATCGGTAATCCCGAGGTAAGCATTCCAAAGGTGAATGGGTCTCAGAAGGAAGCAGAGGATTCTATTTCCAGGATTAAGGGAAAGATCAGCGAGCTGAGTGCCGAAGCGAGAGGTAAGGCAAGGGAGAGGGATGAGATCAGGGCCAAGAGGGATGACATCAATAGATTGGGTCCTGAGAGCAGCTGTCCTACCTGTGAAAGGAAGCTTGAGGATCAACACCAGTTCCTCCTAGATAAGATGGCCATTGAGATCGAGAAGTTCGAGGAGAGAGTATCTGACCTCGCAGAGGAGAAATCGAGACTTGAAATCGATCTGGAGAAGGAGAAAAAAAGGAAGGATGTGCTGGAGAGCCGCCTCGAAAATCTAAGAGCCTCACAACTCGAACTGACCAAAGTACGGGAAGCGCTGAGGGGATACGATAGCAAGATGACCGAGCTGAACGATGAGGTCTCCCGCCTGGTATCCAGACTTGAAGAAATAGGTGAGGTCACTTTTAACGAAAAGACCTATGAAGATATCAAGGGACAGATCGATGAATTGAGAGGTCCTGCCAGGAGATATGGGGAGATACGAGTCAGGCTCGAGCGGCTCCCACGACTTTCAGAGGAGATCGTTGGTTTGGATCAAACGATTGGAGACCAGAAGAGCCATATGGAGAATCTCGCGATCGAACTGGAATCCATAGGTTATGATGAGGAGAAACTTGCATCATTGAGGGAAATGTACGAGAACTTGTTGTCTTCAAAGGATAAGCTAGGTGCTCGAATATCCGAACTCAAGGGGGAGATCAGGGTGCTCGACGGAAAGAAGGAGAGCCTGAAATCCGATTTGAAGATGATGAAAGAGAAGGTTCGGCTCAAGAAGGAGTACGAGTCAAAGATCTCCACGATGACGACGCTGGCGAATCTTATGGTGGACTTCAAGTCAAATCTCATTTCCAGGATAGTCCCCACCCTATCGGAGATCTCGTCGTCCCTGTTCAATGAGATGACCGAGTCCAAGTATGGGGGAATGGAGATCGACAAGGATTACAATGTCTTCATTTTCGACGGGGGCGAGAAGTTCAGACTGGAGCGCTACTCTGGTGGAGAAGGCGATCTTGCCAATCTCTGCTTGAGACTGGCCATTTCAAGGGCGATAGCGGACAGGTCTGGAAGCAGCGTGGATTTCCTCATACTCGATGAGATATTCGGATCGCAGGATCAGACCAGGAAGAGGAACATATTGTCCACCTTGAACCGGTTGTCTAACAAGTTCAAGCAGATCGTTCTAATTACTCACATAGACGACGTGAAGGAATTTATGGGCAACGTCATCTATGTCAAGGAGGGGGAGGACGGCTCGAGCGGTCTGGTACTTGAAACATGATAGAGATCTTCGTTGATAGAAGAGAGAGTGGCTTTCTTACCTACATCGGTGACCTCGGCGAGGTCAGGGTTGTCCAGCTTGAGATCGGGGATTATATCATTAAAACCGGTGCGACAGCCACAGCCATCGAGAGGAAGACTCTCGGGGACTTCATTTCGTCCTTTAGGAACGGCAGGTTATGGGAGCAATTGGTTGCACTCTCCAAGATGAAGGAATACGAAGGATCTGAAGTGGTCAGACGAATGCTGGTTATCGAAAGATCCCAGGGAGACGATGAGATTCTTGATGAGAAGGGTTGGGCCAGCGTGATTGGGGCTCAGATGGAGTGCATATACACCTATCATATTCCTATTGTCCAAGTGCGGGGGGACCAGGGTATGGGCTCATTCCTGAGAGTTCTGGTCAGAAGGGAAAGGGAAGGTCTCAATGATAGGGTTCCACCGGCGAGGTGGTTCAAACCGAGGACATCGTCCGAACTCCCCGTGAAGGATCAAAGGGTTTTGCTGCTATCTATGATCCCCGGGGTGGGTGACAAACTCGCCTACAGCCTTCTTGAACGATTCGATTCCATCGAAAATCTGAGCCGAGCTAGCGTCAAGGACCTTCAAAGTGTATCAGGTATAGGAGAGAAAAAGGCAAAGGGCATCTTTAGGTTCCTACACTGAATCCTCGGATACCCAGATATCAGGAAGGGGAGTATCAATGGTTCACACTTCGCCCCAGAGCTCATCCAGATTGATGTTGTTCTTGACGGTTTCACTGATCAACTTGATCTTGGCTTCGTCCTCCGGATCTATCCTGGCGATGAGGTGTTCCACCATCTCTGCCGCGGTCAGGGTATCGTACCTGACAAGTAAAATGGGGACGCCTTTCTCATAAGCCTTGGATACGACTGTCTTCACTGGATACAGACCGCCCGTGAGTATGAGACAGGAGGTGTCGGTGGAAAGGGCGGCCATTTGTATGTCGGATCTATCTCCACCAGTGATGAGGGCCTTTCTTCCGACCCTCCTCATGTACTTGATTGCGCTCTCTGGCGTCATAGCTCCAACCATGACGTCCTCCACAGGTCTGTCCAGGTTCTCGTCCCCGACCACGACCTCGGCTCCCAATGACTCTACTACCTCCTTGACACGGAACCGCTTGAGCTCATTGATTGAAGGTATGGATCCCAGCACGTTGATCCCTTTCTCTTCGAGGAAGACCTCGACCGCTGGATCGTCTGCCATGTTGAGGATTGCACCCTTGAAATCGATGTTGTAGTCCCCTAATAGGTGCTTCATCACGGCTATCTTATCCAGTGCTCCCGGGCTTGAGTCCCCGACAAGAACCATGTCAGCGCCTATCGCCTGGGCGATGGCAGGACCCGATACATCATGGATATACCCAGTGGTGATATCCCTGGTACCCTCCACGATCATGGTATCGCAGCCCTCTCTCAACTTATCCCAGCATTCCAGCATCGTGTTCATGCTCACCGGCCTGAAGACATCATAGGAACACGGTGAGATTATCTCCTCCTCAGCCTCTAGATTCAGGACCTTCTTCATGAGGTACGCATCCTGATCTAGGATGCGGTTCTTGGCGTAAACTATCGTCTCCTTGAACGGTTTGAAGTAACCCACCTTCCCAGGTGCATTCTTCGCAAGTCCAAGTGACAGTATCGTCTTCCCAGATCTTTCAGAAACTGATCCGATAAATAAAGATCTCACTTACTCTCCCTCCTTATAGTTACCAGCGCGTCCACCGCACTCGCCCCTTCGCCCTCGTCTCCTACGATTACGGGGTTGATCTCGAATTCTGAGATCTCCGGGAAGTCCACGGAGATCTGCGCTACCTTGAAAATAATATCCTTTAGTGTTTTAATATCGGCTGGCTTCCTTCCCCTGGCTCCGGACAGTATGGGGAAGGCCTTGATGGAGCTTATCATGGTATTGACATCGCTCTTGGTCAGGGGTGCGATGCGCTGTGATACATCCTTCATTATCTCCACAAAGATACCTCCTAGACCGAAGGTGAGAACCGGGCCGAATTGATCATCGCGAACCATGCCCACGATCACCTCCCTTCCCGAGAGCATCTGCTGGATGGAAACCCCATCTATCCTAGCTTGGGGCATCCTCTCCTTGCTACGTCGGGTGATTATGTTGAAGTTGACCATTACCTCCTCAGCATTTTCCACCCCGACCGCTACGCCTCCTACATCGGTCTTGTGAAAGATATCGGGTGATGCGATCTTCATGACCACGGGGTAACCGATCCTATCGGCGATCTCTGCAGCCTCCTCAGCGGTGTTGGCAATTGCCTCAATAGGAACTGGCACACCATATGCCTTGAGAATTTCCTTGCCCTCGTCCTCCCTTAATGTCAGGCGATCTTCGGATTTTACGATGTCAAGAATCTCCTTCACCCTCTCTTGGTCACCATCAACAACGACCGGCTCCATGTCACCCTTGGAATCCCTCATATTCCTGTAATTGACCATTGCACTGAGTGCCTTCATGGCCCGGTCCGGTGATTCATAGTTAGGTACTCCAGCCTCCCTGAGGAGCTCGATCCCCTCCTCACAGTCCTTACCACCCACGAAGGTCGCAACCAACGGTATGTTCACCTTACCCCCGAAGCCGGCAACGATCTTCGCTACCGACATGATATCGACAGTGTCAGTGGGCGCAAGGATCACCAGAACCATCGATACGTTTGGATCATCCATGACCGTATTGATGGCGAACTGGTACCGTTCGGCAGGAGCGTCTCCAAGCACATCGACCGGGTTGTAGAGGTTCGCTTCGGCGGGAAGGTATTCCTTCAGCTTCTCTATGGTCTCGCCGTCGAACGATGCAAGGTTCAATCCAAAGTCTGAAGTTGCATCGGCCGCCATTACTCCTAGACCGCCGGCATTGGTGACTATGGCCACCCCATCACCCTCTGGAAGCGGCATAAGGCCGAAGATCAGAAGCAGATCGAAAAACTCGTCGATTGTGTGAGCCCTCACCACACCCGTCTGGTATAGTGCCGCTTCGTAGACGGCGTCGCTCCCGGAGAGAGCTCCAGTGTGGGAAGAAGCTGCCTTCGCACCCGAGCTCGTCCTTCCTGCCTTAAGGGCTAGGATAGGTTTGAGACGTGTCGCTTCGCTGGCCTGGTGCAGGAATTGCTCTCCTCTGTTCGTGCCTTCAATGTACATGCCTATGGCAGCGGTCTGATCGTCTTCCCTCAAGTATTCCAGAAGATCAGCTTCGTCTATGTCTACCTTATTACCGACGCTTATGAACTTGGAGAAACCCACATTGGTCCTTGTCGCCCAATCAAGAATCGATGTGCATATGGCGCCTGATTGAGAGGTTATCGCTATCCTTCCCTTCTTTGGATAATTACGGGTGAAGGTAGCGTTCATGTTGTGATGCCTGTTGATGAGTCCAAGACAGTTAGGACCAAGTATCCTCATGTTGTACTTCTTGGCTAGATTGCCTACCCTTCTCTCCAATTCCGCGCCCTCAAGACCAATCTCCTTGAAGCCAGCAGTGATAATGATTGCTGACTTGACACCTTTCTCTCCCGCCTCCTCAATGACAGCAGGCACGATGCGGTTCGGGACCACGACCACGATGAGTTCCACCTTCTCAGGTATTTCCATCAGAGAATGGTAGCACTTCATCCCGAGTATCTCGTCAGCCTTTGGATTCACAGGGTATAGACTCCCCTCGAAACCTGATGAGATTAGATTCCTCAGAATAATATTGCCCAATTTATCCCTCTCTCGAGCAGCCCCGATAACTGCGATGGATTCGGGTTCGAATAGAGCCTTCATATTCTCAACGAGCCTTCGATTGCTTACTTGTATTTTTAGATTGTCGTGATAATCCGTAACAAACTCCGACAATATGTTCGTTATTCGTAGCTTCCCAGCTTCATCTGGTCTTGCAACCTGATTTCCTTCTCCTTATGGGGGATTGACAACATGTCCATCATCTGGATAGCGTTCTTAACCGCCTTTGCCCTTCCGTGGTTATTGAAGTACAATCTAACATTCTTAGTTTTTTCTCCAACTTCGTTGATTATCGGTACCCACCTCTTTAGATGGTCGATCGAATAGAGATAATCATACCTATTGATCCTATAGTCATCCTCGTCCTCACCCTTGTACCAAATATCGTAGTTGCGACCGTGGAACCGTATGTATGAGTGATCCGCAGTCTGGGCCCTTGTTATAGGTGAGCCAGGACCATCTATCATCACGTTAGCCACTCCATGCTCCTGAAGAGCATTTCTTGCCTCTTCCACGATCTCTTTCTTCTCTTCATCTAACCAGCTCCTATGTCTGAATTCCACTGCATAGGGAAAACGATCACACGAGACTGATTCGAGTAATTCAGAGAGCGTGTTCAGGGATCCTTCCTCGTTACGGAAATAAGGAGAGAGCTGGATCAATGCACAGCCCATGTTTCCATTTTCGGCAAGCGGTTCAATGCAGATCCGCTCAAAGGATTTGGCCTGGTTGGCGGCGGTCTCGTGATTCCCCTTGACCATACTTTCATGGGTGATGAGCTTGGGGAGCTTCAAAGAGTACTCGAAACCCTCCACCTTCGAGGCTTTCTTGATCCATGATCTGACCGTGAACTCATTAGGCACTCGGTAAAAGGTGCTGTTTATCTCCACCGTCCTGAAGTACTGCGCATAGTAGGCGAACCAATCGCCCTTATTCTTGGCCATATCTATGGGATAGAAGCGTCCCACCCAGTCGTCGTATGACCATCCACTGCTGCCTATCAGCACGACCACGATTTATCATTGACCCCGTGAGTATTAATATGCTCTTTGCAGACCTAAGCTTCAAGGAGTTCATTGATTATGATCTCGGGAAGGGCATTCCTGTTCCCTTCTGTAACTCGAACAACCACAACGTCTCCTCTCTCCTTGATCGAATCACAGAATGGTTCTTCGCCCTCCCGTATGGTGGCAAGCACGCGAGATGGTGAATCAAGGACGCGTATGACCTCCCTCTTGAATGCTTCGGAGAAGAGTTCCATTCTACCTATCTCATCGATGATCACGATCGCTCCCTCTTTCTTGGCCCTTCTGAGCGCATTTACGCCAATGGACTCCATATCATCGATGTTGACGGTATATTTTCCTACCCGAGGTCCGTGCTTCAGGTCCACATGGGCCAGTAGACCTTCCTCTCCCCGGAGTGAGAGCAAAAGAAA
It encodes the following:
- a CDS encoding ATP-binding protein; amino-acid sequence: MGRVVGNRVLETNFRAGCDEPLQVGEMLIVDDDGNGTKYLIRVMDIEYGADAERDDWMKKEAGDLLAKDTEGQGDPSLFHDRLYRLGVCVPLGYIEGEIFRKTKSLPSHFSKVRRATKDDYLFLERFLGDIEVGNLRSGDSVLDFPVGIAGRAIPHHIGIFATTGMGKSNLMKNLALSCMRLKTYGFLIMDPHGEYYDGGEKGKMGLSQARMRNSLEVFSSRPLDGPYNSLRIAAREIEIADLQNLYEFTQPQLECLQAAQFRYGESWLVDLDDKGVPEISEDLSGRFHEGTINVIKRRLESIFQFGLITTDPKLSITKHIIDCLHCGKVVLVDTSNMFEAEELLISTVLSRAVFERNKSMYSDKGAFDRIPPVLIAMEEAQRVLSEAKGSVFAQIAREGRKFKVGLCAVSQQPKLIEEEIISQFNTLFILGLADKRDRSILRDSAKQDVSRLDNEIQMLMPGEALIASPFTPFAVPVKVHLYEERLEKELSSSKTNGNEENKKSEKDFRFF
- a CDS encoding exonuclease SbcCD subunit D produces the protein MRIVHVSDTHLGYAAYRKVDEETGLNQREVDVYDAFKQFVDKVLELKPDAVLHSGDLFDSVRPTNRALTFTLDQLIRLTEAGIPVVVIAGNHSTPRLRETGSVMRIFDHIRDVHPVYCGRLEHIEIGDMIIHAMPHTEGDNLHHQLQLLKPSRQRKYDVAMLHGGIVGLGVFKMDEFNEQLINSSYLRPDFDYIALGHFHEYSVVMDNACYSGSTERFSFSEARQKKGFLEVDLEKRSRIFHELQTRPMLDLGPLDANKMDHSSLQKEIVDLLESRELQGKIVRLVVRNIPSSSYRALDFHHIEQLSSGAMHFERRFEMKQDGISVQWTSSKIDSLEHEFVTFLEHYPIENVDKNSLQEKGLQYLKRGVEGSD
- a CDS encoding SMC family ATPase is translated as MSQEGGGRIRLRYLELHNYRKFRHAAVEFPDGVIGIIGPNGVGKSTLIEAISWALYGNDAQRTSKEEVRWTGASPGDECSVILEFEMDGDHYRVYREMRGKDLKMKVTLDINNQLHADGDRAVTQVLAERLGMDYKAFFISVFARQKDLDALSILPPGERRQLILRMLDIDVLDRIISSIRADRSGLESQVRAYSELLLDGEGKDRSQTMMTEIEEIDRVVVVHRNELVSVQAEREQVDKQIAELKEMRDGLASIESDFHRIQRELAGKKSYLQGLEEQKKSMLAERISLETLNGELEDLGKKSELLERSIKEKETMEGARTSYHEIVSIKHRLESLREQISTVKEKMVRSQEMIASIGNPEVSIPKVNGSQKEAEDSISRIKGKISELSAEARGKARERDEIRAKRDDINRLGPESSCPTCERKLEDQHQFLLDKMAIEIEKFEERVSDLAEEKSRLEIDLEKEKKRKDVLESRLENLRASQLELTKVREALRGYDSKMTELNDEVSRLVSRLEEIGEVTFNEKTYEDIKGQIDELRGPARRYGEIRVRLERLPRLSEEIVGLDQTIGDQKSHMENLAIELESIGYDEEKLASLREMYENLLSSKDKLGARISELKGEIRVLDGKKESLKSDLKMMKEKVRLKKEYESKISTMTTLANLMVDFKSNLISRIVPTLSEISSSLFNEMTESKYGGMEIDKDYNVFIFDGGEKFRLERYSGGEGDLANLCLRLAISRAIADRSGSSVDFLILDEIFGSQDQTRKRNILSTLNRLSNKFKQIVLITHIDDVKEFMGNVIYVKEGEDGSSGLVLET
- a CDS encoding AAA family ATPase, whose product is MRSLFIGSVSERSGKTILSLGLAKNAPGKVGYFKPFKETIVYAKNRILDQDAYLMKKVLNLEAEEEIISPCSYDVFRPVSMNTMLECWDKLREGCDTMIVEGTRDITTGYIHDVSGPAIAQAIGADMVLVGDSSPGALDKIAVMKHLLGDYNIDFKGAILNMADDPAVEVFLEEKGINVLGSIPSINELKRFRVKEVVESLGAEVVVGDENLDRPVEDVMVGAMTPESAIKYMRRVGRKALITGGDRSDIQMAALSTDTSCLILTGGLYPVKTVVSKAYEKGVPILLVRYDTLTAAEMVEHLIARIDPEDEAKIKLISETVKNNINLDELWGEV
- a CDS encoding CoA-binding protein, which produces MKALFEPESIAVIGAARERDKLGNIILRNLISSGFEGSLYPVNPKADEILGMKCYHSLMEIPEKVELIVVVVPNRIVPAVIEEAGEKGVKSAIIITAGFKEIGLEGAELERRVGNLAKKYNMRILGPNCLGLINRHHNMNATFTRNYPKKGRIAITSQSGAICTSILDWATRTNVGFSKFISVGNKVDIDEADLLEYLREDDQTAAIGMYIEGTNRGEQFLHQASEATRLKPILALKAGRTSSGAKAASSHTGALSGSDAVYEAALYQTGVVRAHTIDEFFDLLLIFGLMPLPEGDGVAIVTNAGGLGVMAADATSDFGLNLASFDGETIEKLKEYLPAEANLYNPVDVLGDAPAERYQFAINTVMDDPNVSMVLVILAPTDTVDIMSVAKIVAGFGGKVNIPLVATFVGGKDCEEGIELLREAGVPNYESPDRAMKALSAMVNYRNMRDSKGDMEPVVVDGDQERVKEILDIVKSEDRLTLREDEGKEILKAYGVPVPIEAIANTAEEAAEIADRIGYPVVMKIASPDIFHKTDVGGVAVGVENAEEVMVNFNIITRRSKERMPQARIDGVSIQQMLSGREVIVGMVRDDQFGPVLTFGLGGIFVEIMKDVSQRIAPLTKSDVNTMISSIKAFPILSGARGRKPADIKTLKDIIFKVAQISVDFPEISEFEINPVIVGDEGEGASAVDALVTIRRESK
- a CDS encoding DUF72 domain-containing protein; the encoded protein is MVVLIGSSGWSYDDWVGRFYPIDMAKNKGDWFAYYAQYFRTVEINSTFYRVPNEFTVRSWIKKASKVEGFEYSLKLPKLITHESMVKGNHETAANQAKSFERICIEPLAENGNMGCALIQLSPYFRNEEGSLNTLSELLESVSCDRFPYAVEFRHRSWLDEEKKEIVEEARNALQEHGVANVMIDGPGSPITRAQTADHSYIRFHGRNYDIWYKGEDEDDYRINRYDYLYSIDHLKRWVPIINEVGEKTKNVRLYFNNHGRAKAVKNAIQMMDMLSIPHKEKEIRLQDQMKLGSYE
- a CDS encoding NTPase, whose protein sequence is MSLDLSKKNLILTGPPKVGKTTVIMAVSNVLGERADGFYTKELRERGRRKGFLLLSLRGEEGLLAHVDLKHGPRVGKYTVNIDDMESIGVNALRRAKKEGAIVIIDEIGRMELFSEAFKREVIRVLDSPSRVLATIREGEEPFCDSIKERGDVVVVRVTEGNRNALPEIIINELLEA